The genomic window GCTGCCCCCAGTCTGTCCCCTGAGGCAGCAGGCACAGGGCTGGCGCAAGGACTGTTTCTGCTGTGgcaacagaggacacaggcaaaCCACCCCCTGAAACCTCAGAGTAACAAGAAGCCCTGAAGGCACCAACAGCCTATGGAGACCAGGAAGGTAAAAAAATCACCTTGTAGTGCTGTCAGGCACCTGCAACTCGGTCGAGCCATGCTGTGAAATGCCACGCCTGAGAAATGGAAACCAAGCCAAAGTGTTGCTTTTGTCTGCTTCAGCAATCAGAGAAACTGGTACATCGCCAGCATCCCTATGCCATGCCCAGCCTGCCAAAGCCTACGCCAGACAGCTTACTTTGAAATCTTTATTCATTTTctatacagagaaaacagaggaatGTTGAAGCAgcaatatttaaacacactagCAAGGAGCCATTGACCTGTGAGAGTGCACGAAATGCAACACATTTGTGCAGTGATCTCTGCTAAGGGGCAGGATGGGGGTAGGTCCAGGAGCAGCCTCTTCAGACAGAGAGGAGAGCTCTACGCAAAGGTGGAACCGTTCCAGCCCACATTGGCAGCGTTCATGTCGAAGTAGTTGATGTAGACCCTGCAGAAGagtcacaggaaaacaaacaatgaCCTTAGTAACTCATTTATGTTAAGTAACAAGTGAAACAGGACAACAGGACAGGAGACGGTGCTTCCCATTCCTCAAAAGAATCTTCAAGCtaaatttcagtaaaaatgaagataatttCTCTGATAGAGCCTCCAGTCAGTGTTCCTCAGAGCCCCTGGTAttgcactttttaaaaacacaagctCTTCCTCATTCAGGGACTGTCCAGACACTGGATAACTTTTGGTTAGCAGCCTATGAGGAATTTCCGGAGATCAAACCCTTTTGTTCCCAAGCGCTGCCGTCCCTCACACGTGTCCAACAGACCAGCAGCCTTATGAAAGCCCAGCAGCCCTCAGGGCTTCTCCCTTCCAACACCAGCttgtgagcagcagcaggttctgctcGCCCATCACCATTGCACACAGACACTCTCCTAGGGCTCCACAGCCCACAAGGGAGCTGCTCACGGCCTGCTGGtttctgctttgcctttcaGCTGCAGTTACTGCTCCTCCCATGTGCTTCCAGCCTCCCATCACCACAGAACATCACACCTCAAGGGCAAAAAACATTCTGAACAATTCACAAATCCTCTGTGACTTTTCCCTGCTCAAGAGACCAGCAAGGCACTTCAACAGAGGACTCTCAAGGGAAAGATGTAAGCATCATCCTCTTAACTGGACATGAAAATGCTGCAATCACTTTGCATTTTCTCAAATACCTGGATGTACTCCtgtctttttatattttccaaTGAACTCTCTGAAGCAGAGAGCCAGACCAGGTTAATAACACCACATCCCAGCCTCACCTGTCTGCAGATACATGCAAGTGCTTCGAGATCAGATCACACAGAAGCTTGGTGTAGGTCTTGTTCTGCTGCCCTCCTATTTTGCCGATGCTGTAAAGGCTGCAGAGCGCGCAGGGATCGGTAGAGCCCCCGAAGGACATCATCTGATCAGGTATGATGTGCACAGCGATGTACTGTGGTAAGAGAACAGACTGTCACAGCACTGCTCACCTTCCCTCTCTAGAGGAAAACCTGCTTTAGGAACCCATTTTAAACCAAGTGGTTCTGTGCTGTGTTGGGGCTCAGGCTGAGCTTTAATCCACACGTTTCTGCGCTGTGTTAGGGCTCAGGCTGAGCTTTAAACCACACAGCTCTGCGCTGTGTTGGGGCTCAGGCTGAGCTTTAAACCACGCGGTTCTGCACTGTTAGGGCTCAGGCTGAGCTTTAAACCACACAGCTCTGCGCTGTGTTGCGGCTCAGGCTGAGCTTTAAACCACGCGGTTCTGCGCTGTGTTGGGGCTCAGGCTGAGCTTTAAGCCACGCGGCTCTGCGCTGTGTTGGGGCCAAGGCTAGCGGGGTGCACAGCTCTGCGTGCCACAGGGATCCCCACAGCCTAGCTCTCAGTCTCAGGATCGCAGGCTGTTTGCGGACAGGCAGAGGTGAGtgggtccctgtccccccgcAGCTCCAGGGCTGCTCGGGGCAAAGAGCAGGCGGCTGGAGGCAGAGGCGTGAGATCCGTGCGTGCCGCCAATCCCACCCCGCCAGCCCCGAGCCGCCGCCCGCAATCAGCGTTACCGGGGTCTGCAGCAGCCGGGCCCCGGGGGGGGACAACCGGGACCAGCGGCCCCGCGCCGGCTCCCCCGAGCCCCGCGGCCCCCGGCGAGGGCGGAGCCTGCGGCGCCGGTACCCGAGCGCTGAGATGCCGGGGGGAACGGGCCCCGGGGCCTGCGGACACGTTGTGCGGCCgcgggaggggagggatgggCACCGGGAGCACCGGGAGCGGCAGCGGGAAGGGAGAGCGGGCACGGGGGCCCGGCAGCCGCGGCCGCGCTGCGCTCGAAGCCGCAACGAGCGGCCGCGGGAGGGACGGGGGGAGCCGGGACCCGCAGGCCGCGCTGTgcggcgggggtggggggggggcaaggggCTCCGGTACCGGCACCCCCGgtgagaagggagaaggagaacgGCCCCGGGGCCCCCGATCCCACCTGCGCCGGCTTGCCGGTGGCCTTGGCGAGCTGCTGGGTGAGGTCCCCCAGCAGGCTGTCGGGCACGGCGTCCTTGCAGACGTTGGTGTGGATGGCGAACATGGGCATGGCGGCGgcgatggagaggatggagccGAGCGGGAACCGGGACAGAGCGGGACGGCGCCGCCTCCAGCGCCCGCGGGCCTTaaaggggccggggggggcggggctcgGGGGGCGGCGCCGCCGGCACCGGGGGGGCGCTGGGGCTGCGAGAGGAAGGGGCGGGGGGCGCTGCCGGCGGGGTCCGTGCAGGGGGCTGGCTTTAAGTGTATTTCGCTCGAGCACTGTGTGCGGAGGCTTCCGATTGACCCGCATCGGGCTCTAACGCCGTGACAGCGGCACCTGGGCATAGCTCGGTTTTAGCTGGGAATTTATTTGGCCTTAACGCGATGCCAGCAGCATCTGCGCATAGCTCGGTTTTCACGCGGTGCAAGCAGAATTTgtgcattttttgttttaaatctatATGGCCTTAACAGGGTGCCAGCAGGACCTGTGCATCTTCTGCTTTAACTGTGTATTTGCTTTAACACGGTGCCAGCAGGACCTgtgcattttctgctttaactGCGTATTTGCTTTAACACGATGTTAGCAGGATTGGTCCATTTTTTGTTGTACCCGTGTATGGCTTTAACACGGTGCCAGCAGAACCGTCTGACTTGCTGGCCCGTTAATGATGCTCTAAGGTTCTCCAGTCCAACCTCAAGCGAGCCGCTGCTCCTCGGCATCCCCCGTTCACACGTTCCCCCGCTGACTCGCTCCCTGGCCGCGGTGCAGGGATGCACGTAGGCTGAGGCGGGCGGGGATGCTCGCcctgcctcctgccctgcctcctgccctccctcctgctctgccctcaCCGCTTGCAGCGCGGTTTGACTCGCAGGGGTCCGCGGAGGACAGAGCCGAGCCTCCCCTCACCAGCCTTTTACACGCAGGAGCAGAGCGTGGCTTTATTTTTAACGCAgtaccagcactgctgctgctggcaagtCAgctctagaatcatagaatagtttgggttggaagggaccttaaagatcatccagttccaacctccctgccatgggcagggacatcccactaaaTCAGGGGCTACAAGCCCCATCCAGGCTGGCCTtcagcagccaccactgccctgggaagttatcctcaacataagaaggatatggaactgttggaacagatgatcagaggaatgcagcatctctgctatgagggcagccttggagagttggggttgtttatcctggagaaaaacatcatagaataaccaggttggaagagactgaccagatcgagtccaatcattcctatcaaactctaaaccatgcctctcagcttcctatcaaactctaaaccatgcctctcagcttcctatcaaacactaaaccatacccctcagccaGAAGGCTCTACGGAGACTTTAAAGCaacttccagcactgaaagtgGCTCAAGGAAAGCTGTGGGGTgagctttttacaagggcacagagtgataggacaagggtgaatggctttaaattggaggtgGGGGAAGATATAGGCTAGgcattaggaaggaattcttcacgatgagggtggggaggccctggcccaggttgcccagagcagtgcgTACACTTTTGTAGCTTCTAAAGATACACCTTTTGAGGTTAACCAGATACCAGGGTTACTCGTGCAGCCCTCCCTCAAGTTGTTGCTCCACACTCACGCATTCGCAATACATTTTCTGGATGTACAGCGTCTGTTTTAAAGCACAATTGCCTCTgattaaaataagaacaatgAAGAAATGCATCCCAGAGCAAAAACCTAAAaggtaaaatgttttaaagaaatagacCAAGGAGCATTTTAATGATGAGACAGAGGCAAAGGCAGCTTTTATGTTCCCTAATAGAGCGTATAAGGATTGTTAGTAAGCAGAAGTGGTTTGAATTGTACTTGTGCCGTGAGGTGCCTTAGGAATTGCAGGATCTGAGTGCTCTAAGAATAACTCTGAAAGCATCTGGCATAGAAAGGCTTCAGAAGACATGGAGCAGGCTGAAGCCTTTCCAGAGGCTGACTGCAAAGAGCAAGGCTAGGGCACTCCGGGGCTGTTCATGCCCAACTGCATAACAGTCAGAACCTGAGCCTTGAGCAGCTGAGCCACGGAGGAGGAGCCTGCAGGACATTGGAGAACGCTGGTGCTGGTGGAGCAGGCAGAGGCAGCATCCTTGGAGCGAGGGGCTCTGGGAAGAGGGCAGATTGATTTCCGGAGAAGGAAACTGCCTCCCCATGGAAGCCTCTGCTGTGTTTAGGGGCTTCGTAACCATTGTACCAAAAGAATACCTACCTCGTGTCATGTCTTCTTCCTCAGCTTAATAAGCTCTACTGTATTTAGATGCTAAGTAGCACGTTGCTGTATTGGCTTTGCTGCTTTGATTCACCAAAGCAGCTTTCATTTGTTGTGCCAACAAAGCATTTTTGCAGGTTCAGCTGCAGGCTTGTATTTAAAGACTGtggctgcaaagcaaaactgcaATAGGAACAAAATGGATGTTCACAATAGAGCTTAGAACAGGGGTGAGATGAGGTTTgttcttccagaaaaaatgtCACAAAACACTTAACTTTCGGTATTCGGAAAATATATCTGTACTCAGTCTTCTTATTTTACTTTGGAAGCAAATGATCTTATCTAACCCAGGGCttgaataataaatatattcGTACATCTTCCTTTCATTCACCACTTTGGCCTCTGGGAATGGCTCCTTGTGCCTCTGCCGCATTTTGAGCTATGCCCTAATCTTCCTTGTCACTGCAAATTGCTCAATGGATGGAAAGAAGAGGGCAGAACAGTGAGCAGTGGGTTTTTCCACTTACTGCGTCTGCCTATGCTGAGCCCTGGGAGGCTCACAGCACAAGATTTTCTGCTCAGCAGCTACATGTACATGTTATTTTAGATCTAAGGAGGACCTGGACTGTGATGCATCTCTCTTAAATAAGACGCAATTGCACTTTCCCTCCTTTTGAAGGGAGGTCCATATGCTACATTGCTGGCCACATTTGTTGATTTAAATCAGGTCAAGATCTGTTTAAACTTGGCCAAGCTGTCTAGCATGAACACGGCAAAGACATTTCCAAATGGAGTGTTCGTCTGCACAGGAAAGACtaaactgtttttaaagaagaaaagcttctcTTAAGAGTACTTAGAGAAGGCACCTTCCGTCTCAACCACAGGCCTTTCCAGAATAACGAGACTGTCTCAGTCATAAGGCTCTTACTGGATTGTTACTTTTATTTAAGCAGCAGACAATATGTCAAAACAGCAGTGGTGAGCAGCAGCTAATGTACCGCTGCCTTTTGCATTTGTGCTGGATAACAGTAACGTGACTAGAACTGCAGCGACCACAAGCTGTGGTGAGGGTTCAGGAACAAGCTGTCACCACCCAAGGGCACCTCAGACAAAGGTGGTATTCTTCCAGCCTATGTTGCCAGCACTGATGTTGAAGAAGCTGACATAAATTCTGAAAGGGAAGACACACGGTgagctgctgagagcagagctctgcaggcTGGCCAGGGTGTTCCTGCAGGCTGCAGTCTGTCTCCCAGGGCTTCTCACTTCTCAGGCCTGCACTGTGCCTCAGCCGGTTACCGTTTCATTTTGCAGGTCCTGGCAGGCAGGTTCAAGCGTTGCccacctgcctccctccccaccccttaAAGCCTTGTCTACTTGTTTTCAGGACATCCTggtgtttttctgcttcttgcttTAAGGAGATCTCAGgatgctgtgttttatttgcagTAATTTCTGGAGCAGATTGGTGTCCCTTCAGGAAAAGGACTAGAGGGTCTTTCATGTAAGTAAAAGCTTTTCTAACACACCTGTATCCCATAGGCAGTAGATAAATGTTGGCACACATTACTCAAGTCATCAATTTAATGGCATCAAGTCTGTACCTGAGCTCTCACACGCGTGAGGTCTGTGGGCACCTGCAGTGCCTGAGCCTCACCATTGTAACTAAAGGAAGTTTCACAGCCTGGACACTGGTGTTGCAGCTCATGCTCCTTTCCTCGTTTTAATTAAGCGCTGCTCTATTGACTTGGCATTTGGCCTTCTCTGGCAGAATGTTAACACAAGAACACCAGCAGACAAGTCTGGGATTACTAGTTTGAACAATCTGCGGAAGGTCAGGACAGACGAGTTGCTGCAGGAGCTCACCTGTCAGGTGGTATTTCCACCTGTTTGTTCAGCAGGTCACAAAGCAGTTTGGAGTAGACCTTGTTCTCCTGCTCCCCTATGTTGCCAGTGCTGCAGAGAAAGCAGATAGCACAGGGGTCTGTGGAGCCACCAAAGGACATCAGCTGATCAGGAGAGATCTGTATTGCCAGATGCTgttggaagaagaagaaaaaaaatattattttccattgCCATGTTAAGAAAAGTTTTGAAAATGCGGAAGGTATTTGTGTATCCAAACTGCAGTGAAAGTTGGGCCGTATCTAAGTTATGCTTTTGAAATTCTCCTGCAGGTAGTTCACTGCACTACCAGACTTTCTAAATAATTTACTGCAAGTCAGAGATGAGAAGGTACGAAATACAGCCACATTCCTGTGACTTACTGTTCGGGAAGAGGCACTGCCATCACAGTTCTTTCATCtgttttagaatggctctattCTTAACCATAAGTACCTGCAGcacttcttattttattttcgTTTTTACAAAAGAGCAGCCCCAGACACTTGGAGCTGCTTTTCACCACTAACTAAAAAGCAAATAGTTGCCCTTTTGCTGTTAAGCTGTTCTGTGGCAAAgctcctcctctgcctgctgACTTGCAACCTTCCCCGCAGCGTGCGCAGTTACCTGCTGACAGATGGGCTCTGGACCCTCAGCCCAGGTACACTGTTAGAAGGAGGACCCAGCAGTATCGTCTTTACTGGCTTTGAATTTTGGATAGAAAGCTGGGTAGCTCCAAGTGCTCAGTGACCTGCAGAACCTCCTCAGAGCCACTGGGCTCTCCCTGCCCGTGCGGGAAGGCTGGGTGTGAGTTGGGGGGTGCAGTTGCATTGCTGCTGCCCTGTGTTCCAGAGAGATTTTGCACCTCACTGGCTCCTGCTGCAGTCTTCCCAGCTGAGGTAAATGTGAACTGACACGGCAGAGGTCTAAATCAACATCCCCCTCATTAAACAAAATACAGCCTAATCCTCCTTTTGTTCTTGGTAGcaggaaaaatagaagaaagtaTCTATGTTAACGTTAATGGCCAGCCTGCAATTTTCCCTTCTGCTAATACACAGTGTCAGGTCCACACACTGGGGAATCCAGGGATCAGTTCGTTTGGCACCCATCTGGCTTATGTTCTGTTCTTACCCACGTTTATTAGCAGCGCATCATTAGAACTTAGCAGCAATTAACCCTCTTGGTAAAACAAGCCAGCCTGGGTACCAGGAGCTGTCTGGGTAATTAGCCTTGGCCGTCATTTACGGCTTGTTTGGGTGCAAGGTGCATCAGACCACAGCAGGACAGGATAAGCCAGGGAGCTCCTGCTAAGGAACCACTTGCTTGGCTCTGTTCCACCCAGGCTGGACACCCCGTGCTCTCAAATTTATGCCAAGTGTAGGTACATGTATGCATTTAAAACCTATCCCAGAAGCAGAAGTGTTAATCTGTcagcattattttcttcttagagCAGTTTGGAAAGGT from Phaenicophaeus curvirostris isolate KB17595 chromosome 17, BPBGC_Pcur_1.0, whole genome shotgun sequence includes these protein-coding regions:
- the LOC138727892 gene encoding macrophage migration inhibitory factor; translation: MPMFAIHTNVCKDAVPDSLLGDLTQQLAKATGKPAQYIAVHIIPDQMMSFGGSTDPCALCSLYSIGKIGGQQNKTYTKLLCDLISKHLHVSADRVYINYFDMNAANVGWNGSTFA
- the LOC138728140 gene encoding macrophage migration inhibitory factor-like yields the protein MPEFIVHTNINKDRVLESFLGKLTQQISKAMGISAQHLAIQISPDQLMSFGGSTDPCAICFLCSTGNIGEQENKVYSKLLCDLLNKQVEIPPDRIYVSFFNISAGNIGWKNTTFV